The following are encoded together in the Chanodichthys erythropterus isolate Z2021 chromosome 16, ASM2448905v1, whole genome shotgun sequence genome:
- the pi15b gene encoding peptidase inhibitor 15, which translates to MKTINFFIDLFLIFVASDASAWIIRNATETLAGTNLTINKSEMDDHGLASIPKSRRKRYISQGDMIAILDYHNKVRANVFPPAANMEYMLWDEGLARSAEAWAATCFWEHGPPYLLRYLGQNLSVRTGNYRSILQMVKPWYDEVRDYAFPYPRDCNPRCPMRCYGPMCTHYTQMVWASSNRVGCAIQTCYNMVVWGAVWREATYLVCNYSPKGNWIGEAPYRVGVPCSACPPSYGGSCSNNMCFPAVNSNFMYWFK; encoded by the exons ATGAAGACCATCAACTTTTTTATCGATTTGTTTCTTATATTCGTAGCAAGTGATGCGAGCGCTTGGATTATCAGAAATGCGACTGAAACACTCGCCGGAACCAATCTCACTATCAATAAATCGGAAATGGATGATCATGGATTGGCATCAATACCCAAATCAAGGCGAAAACGGTACATTTCGCAGGGTGACATGATAGCAATTCTGGACTATCACAACAAGGTGCGCGCGAATGTTTTCCCACCTGCAGCAAACATGGAGTATATG cttTGGGATGAAGGCCTGGCCAGGTCAGCAGAAGCTTGGGCAGCTACCTGTTTTTGGGAACATGGACCTCCTTACCTTCTCCGATATCTGGGTCAAAACCTATCAGTCCGAACTGGCAA TTACCGCTCCATTCTTCAGATGGTTAAACCTTGGTATGATGAGGTCAGAGATTATGCCTTTCCATATCCACGTGACTGCAATCCCCGCTGCCCGATGCGCTGTTATGGACCCATGTGCACACATTACACCCAA ATGGTGTGGGCGTCATCAAACAGAGTTGGATGTGCCATCCAAACCTGTTACAATATGGTAGTGTGGGGTGCCGTGTGGAGGGAGGCAACGTACTTGGTCTGCAATTATTCCCCAAA GGGCAACTGGATTGGCGAAGCACCTTACAGAGTTGGTGTGCCGTGCTCAGCCTGTCCTCCAAGCTACGGAGGTTCATGCAGCAACAACATGTGCTTTCCCGCCGTCAACTCAAACTTCATGTACTGGTTCAAATAA